In Rutidosis leptorrhynchoides isolate AG116_Rl617_1_P2 chromosome 2, CSIRO_AGI_Rlap_v1, whole genome shotgun sequence, one genomic interval encodes:
- the LOC139888710 gene encoding uncharacterized protein, translated as MRKASLTNKRVSVNPDVSKVLYTKSKGQTSDTRSRVKKSKVLDGTRVNHGINRLADAIFGPCIMLVGLSPLYLARYPFYYASKEVNVSTQTVMNDDQQTTQLVDESDKGDRVRGPTLMRKIWKQKASFRISITVNEHGQPICKNSSKLTHFLGYLTRSYQFRPVYRPWNQVKKKDALLNYLRTKFDIPPTADSWILQSFCRKMKIWRARIKEVYFDPSLSMEAMTDKNKSNRANKKLMEVIGKKSFARIRKELKTGLGIEHTRVDMFKKCFTNGSADGKAATVLKQMKELTDKLVDGETDTPGPDDVFSQVMGHNNSGSAQKYGLGILAKDLWGIVPGRLVVRKENAQLKFDKSELIDEYSTLKAQLARKNNGSGVENEGSGVHDNGSVIKCLKVRDEVYVKSITNNKVARGKLVSMDPPTVVLQTELGAGWCEVELQVAIERNEVLFRSFEHMRYIHDVIGTSTAWRTTLIELTDFD; from the exons ATGAGAAAAGCGAGTTTAACAAATAAAAGAGTTTCTGTTAATCCTGATGTCTCTAAAGTATTATACACAAAATCTAAGGGCCAAACAAGTGATACGAGGTCGAGGGTTAAAAAGAGTAAAGTTCTAGATGGAACAAGAGTCAATCATG GTATTAACAGGCTTGCTGAT GCAATCTTTGGCCCATGTATTATGCTTGTTGGGCTTAGCCCATTATACTTAGCTAGA TATCCTTTTTATTATGCGAGTAAAGAAGTAAATGTGAGTACTCAAACTGTGATGAATGATGATCAGCAAACCACCCAACTAGTAGATGAATCAG ATAAAGGCGATAGAGTTCGAGGACCGACACTTATGCGAAAAATCTGGAAACAGAAGGCATCTTTTCGAATTTCAATTACTGTTAATGAACATGGACAACCAATTTGCAAAAACAGTAGTAAACTCACCCATTTTCTTGGTTACTTAACGCGGAGTTACCAATTTCGTCCAGTTTATAGACCGTGGAATCAAGTTAAAAAAAAAGATGCGCTGCTTAACTACCTAAGG acAAAGTTTGATATTCCACCAACTGCTGATTCTTGGATACTCCAATCATTTTGTCGCAAAATGAAAATTTGGAGGGCGAGAATAAAGGAAGTCTACTTTGATCCGTCTTTATCAATGGAG gCGATGACCGACAAAAATAAATCCAATAGGGCTAACAAGAAGTTGATGGAAGTGATCGGGAAAAAAAGTTTTGCAAGAATCCGTAAAGAACTGAAG ACAGGTTTGGGAATAGAACATACTCGGGTTGATATGTTTAAGAAATGTTTTACAAATGGAAGTGCTGATGGTAAAGCTGCAACTGTACTC AAACAAATGAAAGAACTTACGGACAAACTTGTGGACGGTGAAACTGATACACCTGGACCAGACGATGTTTTTTCCCAGGTAATGGGGCATAATAATTCTGGTTCTGCCCAAAAGTATGGACTTGGCATTCTTGCTAAAGACTTGTGGGGCATAGTACCTGGTCGATTAGTCGTTCGTAAGGAGAATGCTCAACTCAAGTTTGATAAGTCAGAACTTATTGATGAATATTCAACGTTAAAAGCCCAGTTAGCTCGGAAGAATAATGGTTCTGGTGTTGAGAATGAAGGTTCGGGTGTTCATGATAATGGTTCGGTTATTAAATGTTTAAAG GTGAGAGATGAAGTGTATGTGAAAAGCATTACAAACAACAAGGTAGCAAGAGGAAAGTTGGTAAGCATGGATCCACCTACGGTTGTTTTGCAGACAGAACTTGGAGCTGGTTGGTGTGAGGTAGAGCTTCAAGTGGCCATCGAAAGAAATGAAGTTTTGTTTAGGTCATTTGAGCATATGAGATACATTCATGACGTCATTGGTACATCTACGGCGTGGCGTACTACGTTGATCGAG CTGACAGATTTTGATTAA